A window of Aquibium oceanicum genomic DNA:
ACCATTGGCCTGGACCTTGCGCCGCATCTTGCCTTTGCGGCCCTGCGCGCTGCGTTGGCAGGCGTTTGCCTGATTGCACTCGGAGCCCTCTGCCATCGTCCGGTGCCTGTCGGCGCGCGGCCCTGGTTTCTGATCGTCGTGGTCGGGCTGGGGGCGACAAGCATGGGTTTCTTCGGCATGTTCCATGCGGCCGAGTTCGTTTCGCCGGGACTCGCGACCGTCATCGCGAACGTGCAGCCGATCGTCGCCGCGGTTCTCGCGTATGTTTTCCTGGAGGAACGTCTCAAGGCGACTGGAAGGACCGGGCTGGCGGTCGGCTTGGCCGGCATCGCTGTTATCGCTTGGCCGGGCATCGCTTCAGCCCACGTCCAGGGCTACTCCCTCGGAATCGCCTACGTCGTACTTGCCGCGACTGGTGTTTCCGTGGGCAATGTCGCCATCAAGCGCCTCACCGGCCAGGTTGATCCGATTATGGCGATGGGC
This region includes:
- a CDS encoding DMT family transporter; translated protein: MTIGAALRLLVVMVLWAACFPLITIGLDLAPHLAFAALRAALAGVCLIALGALCHRPVPVGARPWFLIVVVGLGATSMGFFGMFHAAEFVSPGLATVIANVQPIVAAVLAYVFLEERLKATGRTGLAVGLAGIAVIAWPGIASAHVQGYSLGIAYVVLAATGVSVGNVAIKRLTGQVDPIMAMGFQLLIGAVPLALLSMLTEDISMLTWSTEFALVLVSLAVLGSSLAFWLWFVALEGVELNRANAFTFLVPIFGLIIGAAFFGERLEAVQIFGVVLVLSGIFLVQRSAASS